A region of Nostoc sp. 'Peltigera membranacea cyanobiont' N6 DNA encodes the following proteins:
- a CDS encoding prokaryotic E2 ligase family D protein, with the protein MNVDTNILPIINLESISQILLGNIPQDDLLAQLVILKGQFILVEHEGKKSKYKFLSPEAVEKAFTSKTATSGWLSSNTIWWGKNPEGEAIIQFYSPQKYQIQIMGQETKVITVPMPAFLFAGCSSKYYLWAVKGRVFKPDAQLYKPPLPNVWDDSGICFGGNSPGMCSAATISQTWDLFWKSPFNKDLSQGKSKTHPDNICNQLIKLHESKPKSYPSSDLVSVHSWKVTTPEDIINHLFS; encoded by the coding sequence ATGAATGTAGATACAAATATCTTACCAATAATTAACTTAGAAAGTATATCGCAAATTTTGCTTGGAAATATTCCCCAAGATGATTTACTAGCGCAGTTAGTTATCCTCAAAGGACAGTTTATTTTAGTCGAACACGAAGGCAAAAAATCTAAGTACAAATTTCTTTCCCCTGAAGCAGTCGAGAAAGCCTTCACAAGTAAAACTGCTACATCTGGATGGCTTTCTAGCAACACGATTTGGTGGGGTAAAAATCCAGAGGGAGAGGCAATTATTCAGTTTTACTCTCCCCAAAAATATCAAATTCAAATTATGGGACAGGAAACAAAAGTAATTACTGTCCCCATGCCTGCATTCCTCTTTGCTGGATGCAGTAGTAAATATTACCTCTGGGCAGTTAAAGGGAGGGTATTTAAACCAGACGCGCAACTGTACAAGCCACCTCTACCTAACGTTTGGGACGACTCTGGTATTTGCTTTGGGGGAAATTCTCCCGGTATGTGCAGTGCTGCAACTATAAGCCAAACTTGGGATCTATTCTGGAAATCACCCTTTAACAAAGACTTGTCCCAAGGCAAGTCAAAAACTCATCCCGACAATATCTGCAACCAGCTAATCAAATTGCACGAGTCTAAACCCAAATCCTACCCTTCAAGTGACCTTGTTTCGGTTCATAGCTGGAAAGTCACAACCCCAGAAGACATTATTAACCACCTGTTCAGTTAG
- a CDS encoding ThiF family adenylyltransferase: MLELTAYQQALPVLPRNHTRINFILVGAGGTGGFLAEDLCRIILQLQRTGKEINFTIIDGDNVELKNISRQNYQQAEIGLPKVQTLAARCSAKYGIEITAICDWFEEDMIRTTNSWNTLTVIIGCVDNSAARSKIHSVIELNSAKEPASLFWLDCGNSNHSGQIVVGTHSNFDIVQAANNPDKPQFWLHLPSPALVHPELLVPQLEELTDNNLSCAEIQARNYQSLFVNKMTSAIAAQYLLELTLTGGLKKFASYFDLKAMSTRSLYASIDNLKKYYIP; the protein is encoded by the coding sequence ATGCTCGAATTAACTGCTTACCAACAAGCTTTACCCGTCTTACCTCGCAATCATACCCGTATCAACTTCATCCTAGTGGGAGCAGGAGGAACAGGGGGGTTTCTTGCAGAAGACTTATGTCGAATTATCCTGCAACTTCAGCGCACGGGCAAAGAAATCAACTTTACGATCATCGATGGCGATAATGTCGAACTTAAGAATATCAGCCGCCAAAATTATCAACAAGCTGAAATTGGGCTACCAAAGGTACAAACACTGGCTGCAAGATGCAGCGCCAAGTATGGAATTGAGATTACAGCCATTTGCGACTGGTTTGAAGAAGACATGATTCGCACCACCAATTCATGGAACACCCTAACAGTAATTATTGGTTGTGTGGATAACAGCGCCGCCAGGAGCAAAATTCACTCAGTTATCGAACTAAACAGCGCAAAGGAGCCAGCATCGCTATTTTGGCTGGATTGTGGAAACAGCAACCACTCCGGCCAAATAGTAGTTGGAACGCACTCTAATTTTGATATAGTCCAAGCTGCCAATAACCCAGACAAACCTCAATTCTGGTTACATCTTCCCTCTCCGGCGCTGGTTCACCCGGAATTGTTAGTTCCTCAACTGGAAGAACTCACTGACAATAACCTCTCATGTGCGGAAATTCAAGCACGAAATTATCAGTCGCTATTTGTCAATAAAATGACGAGTGCGATCGCAGCCCAGTACTTACTAGAATTAACCCTCACTGGGGGGTTGAAAAAGTTCGCCAGTTATTTTGACCTCAAAGCAATGTCAACCCGAAGTTTATACGCAAGTATCGACAATCTGAAAAAATACTATATACCGTAG
- a CDS encoding Mov34/MPN/PAD-1 family protein — protein sequence MNPFIGYHLATSNNFPPYSQKLQEYWLAANGLFLRSHRRELEVCLQVTQTQVAGLQPLEPYFRLKVPKVPSLVITDIINTASINPQQEILFYLGVTSNQWWCHTPLQTASSTHVLSLESALDKRYTDGVLEIHSHGTLAAYPSIADNQEEKGKFRVFAIIGTLNTIPTIYTRIGIYNHFFDINPNHIFELPPQVKCSN from the coding sequence ATGAATCCCTTTATTGGTTATCACCTCGCTACAAGTAATAATTTTCCTCCCTACAGCCAAAAACTTCAGGAATACTGGCTGGCAGCAAATGGGCTTTTCTTGCGATCGCACCGCCGTGAGTTAGAGGTTTGCTTGCAAGTGACTCAAACTCAAGTTGCTGGACTCCAACCCCTTGAACCCTACTTTCGTCTGAAAGTCCCAAAAGTCCCAAGCCTTGTAATCACCGATATTATCAATACTGCCAGTATCAACCCCCAACAGGAAATCCTATTCTACCTGGGAGTGACAAGCAACCAATGGTGGTGTCACACGCCACTGCAAACTGCGTCTTCTACTCACGTCCTATCTTTAGAAAGCGCACTTGACAAAAGGTATACGGATGGGGTATTGGAAATACACAGTCATGGAACTCTAGCTGCTTACCCTTCAATTGCGGACAATCAGGAAGAAAAAGGCAAATTTCGAGTGTTCGCGATCATCGGCACACTGAATACCATTCCCACAATATACACCCGCATCGGGATATACAATCACTTTTTCGACATCAACCCCAATCACATATTTGAACTTCCGCCACAGGTAAAATGCTCGAATTAA